The genomic DNA TCGGTACTGTTGATTGTACAGTTATTTTTTGGTGTGATTATCGGCCTTTATTTTTGGAATCTCCTTAAAAATCAACGGACGCAAAAAGTATCTATTGATAAAGAATCCAAGAAAGAAATGGAACAATTGCGTAAGTTACGAAGTATATCTTTGACGGAGCCATTAGCTGAACGCGTCCGCCCCCAAGGCATGGACGATATTGTCGGTCAGCAGGATGGCATTGAAACGTTGCGTGCCGCTCTATGTGGGGCCAATCCCCAGCATGTACTGATTTATGGTCCCCCAGGGGTAGGTAAAACTGCAGCTGCCAGGTTGGTTTTGGAAGAAGCGAAGAGAAACTTTCAATCACCATTCCAAAGAGATGCTGTGTTTGTTGAACTAGACGCAACCACAGCTCGTTTTGATGAAAGAGGTATCGCAGATCCTTTGATTGGTTCAGTCCATGACCCGATTTACCAAGGTGCTGGAGCTATGGGGCAGGCCGGCATACCACAGCCGAAGCAAGGCGCCGTTACACATGCTCATGGTGGCATGCTATTTATTGATGAGATCGGTGAACTGCATCCTATTCAAATGAATAAGCTGTTAAAAGTATTAGAAGATCGGAAAGTTTATCTGGAAAGTGCGTATTATAATGAAGAAAACAACCAAATTCCAGATCATATTCATGACATTTTTCAAAAAGGACTTCCTGCCGATTTTCGAATGATCGGGGCGACAACGCGTTCACCGGAGGATATTCCACCTGCAATTCGTTCCCGCTGCTTAGAAGTTTACTTTAATGAACTGTCAAATAACGATATTCAACAGATTTCTAAAAAGGCAGCTAATAAACTGCAGATTCGTCTCAATGACGCTTGTATCAATAAGATCTCAGAGTATGCTAAAAGTGGTCGTGAAGCGGTTAATATTATGCAAATCGCTGCTGGTATTGCCATGTCACGGAAGTCAGAACATATAGAAGAAGCTGATGTTGAATGGGTTATTCACTCCAGTCAACTGCCTCCTAAGCCCAACAAAAAGGTTCATAATGAACCAGTTGTTGGTTTAGTAAATGGACTGGCTGTATATGGTCCTAATCGAGGAGCGTTACTTGATATTGAAGTGACAGCAACGAAAGGCCGTAAAGGCAGCCTAACGATCACAGGCATTGTTGAAGAAGAATCGATGGGGTCGAACAGCAAATCAATTAGGCGTAAGAGTCTTATCAAAAGTTCGGTTGAGAATGTATTGACAGTCCTCAACCAAATGGGTGTTCGTGCCCATCAATATCACTTACATGTGAACTTTCCAGGAGGAGCCCCTGTCGATGGTCCGTCAGCAGGGATAGCAATTGCCACGGCTGTCTACTCGGCAATCAAAAATAGACCTATTCAAAATACTGTTGCTATGACGGGTGAATTGAGTATTCATGGTGCAGTAAAACCGATTGGCGGTGTAGTTGCCAAAGCTCAAGCTGCAAAGGATGCTGGTGCAAAAACGGTGATTATTCCGGAAGACAATCAGCAGGCCATCCTTCAAAACATTGAAGGTATTCAAATTATCGCTGCCAGTCGTCTAACGGATGTTCTGACCCATGCTTTGGCACCCTCTTCTGAGGATGAAAGCAGTATACCTGCGAGTCAATTTCAATCATCGCGAGAATCCGTTTAAGGTTGCCTATAGTTAGACAAGCCACATTCATTTAAGATAGAATTGAACGGAATACTTGAAAATGGAGGTGTTATGGCCCTGTGACTCAAGATCAGAAAAAGACAATACCTTTGATGCCTCTACGAGGAATGATTATTTATCCGACCGTGGTCTTACACCTTGATGTTGGCCGTGAGAAATCGGTTGAAGCGCTAGAGAAGGTCATGATGGGTGATCAAAAAATTTTTTTAGCGGCACAAAAGGAAATAGCGGCAGAAGACCCGGAGTCGTCTGATATACATGAAATGGGAACCATTACCATGGTTAAGCAAATGCTAAAATTACCCAACGGGACGATCAGGATTCTCGTAGAAGGTGAACAAAGAGCAAAGGTACTTTCGTATACAGACCAAGATGATTATTTTGAAGTTGAAGTTGAGCCAATGGAAGCTGAAGTGGAACCGACAGCAGAGCAACAAGCGTTAATGCGCCAAGCTGTTGAACAGTTTCAAGAATATATCAAGCTGTCAAATAAAGTGACCCCAGAAAC from Tuberibacillus sp. Marseille-P3662 includes the following:
- the lonB gene encoding ATP-dependent protease LonB, which gives rise to MNWTSVLLIVQLFFGVIIGLYFWNLLKNQRTQKVSIDKESKKEMEQLRKLRSISLTEPLAERVRPQGMDDIVGQQDGIETLRAALCGANPQHVLIYGPPGVGKTAAARLVLEEAKRNFQSPFQRDAVFVELDATTARFDERGIADPLIGSVHDPIYQGAGAMGQAGIPQPKQGAVTHAHGGMLFIDEIGELHPIQMNKLLKVLEDRKVYLESAYYNEENNQIPDHIHDIFQKGLPADFRMIGATTRSPEDIPPAIRSRCLEVYFNELSNNDIQQISKKAANKLQIRLNDACINKISEYAKSGREAVNIMQIAAGIAMSRKSEHIEEADVEWVIHSSQLPPKPNKKVHNEPVVGLVNGLAVYGPNRGALLDIEVTATKGRKGSLTITGIVEEESMGSNSKSIRRKSLIKSSVENVLTVLNQMGVRAHQYHLHVNFPGGAPVDGPSAGIAIATAVYSAIKNRPIQNTVAMTGELSIHGAVKPIGGVVAKAQAAKDAGAKTVIIPEDNQQAILQNIEGIQIIAASRLTDVLTHALAPSSEDESSIPASQFQSSRESV